One region of Populus trichocarpa isolate Nisqually-1 chromosome 4, P.trichocarpa_v4.1, whole genome shotgun sequence genomic DNA includes:
- the LOC18098128 gene encoding uncharacterized protein LOC18098128, with translation MFAAIAVALAAGLLSWAYQTIKPPPPKICGSPGGPRITSPRVKLSDGRHLAYREMGVPKEEAKHKIIVIHGFDDSKDLSLPVSQETIEELSIYFLFFDRAGYGESDPYPSRSVKSEAYDIQELADQLQIGSKFYVIGMSMGAYPVYGCLKYIPHRLSGASLVVPFVHYWWPSLPANISREGFQTLCTADQRTFQVAHHTPRLFYWWMTQKWFPSLSIMAGNMNLFSPPDMEIIKKLSETPKVGQEKVRQQGVHESLHRDILAGYAKWEFDIMDISNPFPDNEGSVHLWQGYEDRIIPLQINRYIAEKLPWIHYHEVPDAGHLMLFKTELCEAILRALLLG, from the exons ATGTTTGCAGCAATAGCAGTGGCATTGGCAGCAGGTCTTCTAAGTTGGGCTTACCAGACAATAAAGCCTCCCCCTCCTAAGATATGTGGGTCTCCAGGCGGTCCTCGTATCACTTCACCCAGGGTAAAACTCAGTGATGGGAGGCACTTGGCCTACAGGGAAATGGGAGTTCCTAAAGAAGAAGCTAAGCACAAAATCATTGTCATCCATGGCTTTGATGACTCTAAAGATCTGAGTTTACCCGTGTCACAG GAAACTATAGAGGAGCTGAGcatatatttccttttcttcgaTAGAGCTGGTTACGGAGAGAGTGATCCGTATCCATCACGCTCAGTAAAGAGTGAAGCATATGATATTCAAGAACTAGCAGACCAATTACAGATTGGGTCTAAATTTTATGTAATTGGAATGTCAATGGGGGCCTATCCTGTATATGGTTGTCTTAAATATATACCACACAG GTTGTCTGGAGCTTCCTTGGTAGTTCCATTTGTGCACTACTGGTGGCCTTCTCTCCCTGCTAATATTTCAAGAGAGGGTTTCCAAACGCTTTGCACAGCTGATCAAAGGACATTTCAAGTTGCCCATCACACCCCCCGGCTATTCTACTGGTGGATGACTCAGAAATGGTTCCCATCATTATCAATTATGGCTGGAAACATGAACCTTTTTAGCCCCCCAGATATGGAAATCATTAAGAAGCTGTCAGAAACTCCAAAAGTTGGTCAG GAAAAGGTTCGTCAACAAGGTGTCCATGAATCACTGCATCGAGACATACTAGCTGGTTATGCCAAATGGGAATTCGATATCATGGATATAAGTAATCCTTTCCCTGATAATGAGGGTTCAGTTCATCTCTGGCAAGGCTATGAAGATAGAATCATTCCATTGCAAATAAATCGATACATTGCTGAGAAGCTTCCATGGATTCATTATCATGAGGTTCCTGATGCTGGACATTTGATGTTGTTCAAAACTGAGCTATGTGAAGCAATCTTAAGGGCACTTTTACTTGGTTAA